Proteins encoded together in one Fibrobacter sp. UWP2 window:
- a CDS encoding N-acetylmuramoyl-L-alanine amidase: protein MVGWALCFADVNAVDAEAFAKKAGASFHWFPVQKTFILVTAKDTAKFAVGIPYAAVNGKAIDLIASPALEDGHLWIAEDDANKLFKASSPTSSAATLSSSAAALSGATSSVATSSASVSSTAASSTSMSVAVKAPKNETAGTREVKTIVIDPGHGGKDTGALGKKGQEKDIVLAVSKLLKKELEKEGFNVKLTRDKDVFIELGQRANLANQWDGDLFISVHCNAIDATPERKKQIHGFHFYVLRAPESEEDKAIARRENKVATLYGEKNAKEELSPLEWFKLEARLEKYKQNSYMFTEELLKSFDGGKITRQGGGVGGAGFMVLVGAMMPAVLIELGFISNIDDEAYMMTDKGQKDLASRISKAVANYKGAVHNYRETLGR, encoded by the coding sequence ATGGTCGGCTGGGCTCTCTGTTTTGCCGACGTCAACGCCGTGGATGCCGAAGCGTTCGCCAAAAAGGCGGGCGCGTCGTTCCACTGGTTCCCCGTGCAAAAGACGTTCATTTTGGTGACGGCGAAGGACACCGCAAAGTTTGCCGTGGGCATTCCCTACGCTGCGGTCAACGGCAAGGCGATTGACTTGATTGCAAGCCCCGCACTCGAGGACGGGCATTTGTGGATTGCCGAAGACGATGCGAACAAGCTCTTCAAGGCGAGCTCCCCCACCAGTTCCGCGGCGACGCTTTCCAGTTCCGCGGCGGCATTGAGCGGAGCGACCTCCAGTGTTGCGACTTCGAGCGCCTCGGTGTCGAGCACTGCGGCTTCAAGCACCTCCATGTCCGTTGCAGTCAAGGCACCCAAGAACGAGACCGCGGGCACCCGCGAAGTGAAGACCATCGTCATTGACCCGGGGCATGGCGGCAAAGACACCGGCGCCCTCGGCAAAAAAGGGCAAGAAAAGGACATTGTGCTCGCCGTCTCCAAACTCCTCAAAAAGGAACTCGAAAAGGAAGGCTTCAACGTAAAGCTCACCCGCGACAAGGACGTGTTCATTGAACTCGGCCAACGCGCGAACCTCGCGAACCAGTGGGACGGAGACCTCTTTATCAGTGTACACTGCAACGCCATCGACGCGACGCCCGAACGCAAAAAGCAAATCCACGGTTTCCACTTTTATGTGCTGCGTGCGCCCGAGAGCGAAGAGGACAAGGCCATTGCCCGCCGCGAAAACAAGGTGGCGACACTCTACGGCGAAAAGAACGCCAAGGAGGAACTCTCCCCGCTCGAGTGGTTCAAGCTGGAGGCTCGCCTGGAGAAGTACAAGCAGAACAGCTACATGTTCACCGAGGAACTCCTGAAGAGCTTTGACGGCGGCAAAATCACCCGCCAGGGCGGCGGCGTCGGTGGCGCCGGCTTCATGGTCCTCGTGGGCGCGATGATGCCCGCCGTACTCATAGAGCTCGGGTTCATCAGCAACATTGACGACGAAGCCTACATGATGACGGACAAGGGCCAAAAGGACCTCGCCTCGCGCATTTC